The Rhododendron vialii isolate Sample 1 chromosome 5a, ASM3025357v1 genome contains a region encoding:
- the LOC131327909 gene encoding probable F-box protein At1g14315: protein MGGSQSTVPRVTFHLPFDITIEILSRLPVKSLLRFKSVCKTWYALIETPDFFSKQFISVWISLDSMQSLFREIPGAEWQWAQSPGYNEELEVKQIIFGFGFHPSANDYKLIRIVYYASPIRGHSIRAHLYVMSTDTWTKIDPNKLSLFVGR, encoded by the exons ATGGGGGGTAGCCAATCCACTGTACCAAGGGTGACGTTCCATCTGCCGTTCGACATAACGATCGAAATCCTATCGAGATTGCCAGTGAAATCCCTCTTGCGATTCAAATCCGTTTGCAAAACCTGGTACGCTCTCATCGAAACccctgattttttttccaaacag TTTATCTCGGTATGGATTTCCCTTGATTCTATGCAATCCCTGTTTCGAGAAATTCCGGGGGCCGAATGGCAATGGGCACAGAGTCCGGGATACAATGAGGAGTTAGAAGTTAAGCAAATCATTTTTGGGTTTGGCTTCCATCCCAGTGCTAATGACTACAAGTTGATTAGGATTGTGTATTATGCTAGTCCTATTAGGGGACACAGCATCCGAGCTCATCTGTATGTGATGAGCACCGATACGTGGACAAAAATTGATCCTAATAAGCTTTCATTGTTCGTGGGGAGGTGA
- the LOC131325072 gene encoding uncharacterized protein LOC131325072 isoform X2, whose product MEENDFALVEICGSSASAVLNGVFYWPALVVSTNELIVMSFDMGDEVFREIRTPSCLNNETWDATNWLLTELNDKLALFILPYDRYCDAWDVWVLNESESSWTNQVKVRSSPRIASTVENGELGGLTVLGCAKNGQLLVTYHTISGDLNVFLYDPTTQKTVDLYFAQVAYAPPIYLYEATLLPLMQPNEVMELEKEALNSWK is encoded by the coding sequence ATGGAGGAGAACGACTTCGCGCTCGTGGAGATATGTGGATCTTCTGCTTCAGCGGTCCTAAACGGAGTTTTCTATTGGCCGGCACTTGTAGTCTCAACTAATGAATTGATTGTTATGTCCTTCGACATGGGTGATGAGGTCTTCAGAGAAATAAGAACACCATCATGTTTGAATAATGAAACTTGGGATGCAACGAACTGGCTATTGACGGAATTAAATGATAAACTTGCTCTGTTTATTTTACCTTATGACAGATACTGTGATGCGTGGGATGTGTGGGTGTTGAATGAAAGTGAGAGTTCTTGGACTAACCAAGTTAAAGTTCGATCTTCTCCAAGAATTGCAAGTACTGTGGAAAATGGGGAACTTGGTGGATTAACAGTGCTTGGATGTGCAAAAAATGGTCAATTGTTAGTGACTTACCATACGATATCTGGTGATTTAAATGTCTTTTTGTATGATCCAACGACCCAGAAAACTGTGGATCTTTATTTTGCTCAGGTTGCATATGCGCCACCTATTTACTTGTATGAGGCCACCTTGCTTCCACTCATGCAACCCAATGAAGTCATGGAA
- the LOC131325072 gene encoding uncharacterized protein LOC131325072 isoform X1, with protein MEENDFALVEICGSSASAVLNGVFYWPALVVSTNELIVMSFDMGDEVFREIRTPSCLNNETWDATNWLLTELNDKLALFILPYDRYCDAWDVWVLNESESSWTNQVKVRSSPRIASTVENGELGGLTVLGCAKNGQLLVTYHTISGDLNVFLYDPTTQKTVDLYFAQVAYAPPIYLYEATLLPLMQPNEVMEVEGQQKKALNSWKWLMWVAVLNAFLFRVNAYFSRAT; from the coding sequence ATGGAGGAGAACGACTTCGCGCTCGTGGAGATATGTGGATCTTCTGCTTCAGCGGTCCTAAACGGAGTTTTCTATTGGCCGGCACTTGTAGTCTCAACTAATGAATTGATTGTTATGTCCTTCGACATGGGTGATGAGGTCTTCAGAGAAATAAGAACACCATCATGTTTGAATAATGAAACTTGGGATGCAACGAACTGGCTATTGACGGAATTAAATGATAAACTTGCTCTGTTTATTTTACCTTATGACAGATACTGTGATGCGTGGGATGTGTGGGTGTTGAATGAAAGTGAGAGTTCTTGGACTAACCAAGTTAAAGTTCGATCTTCTCCAAGAATTGCAAGTACTGTGGAAAATGGGGAACTTGGTGGATTAACAGTGCTTGGATGTGCAAAAAATGGTCAATTGTTAGTGACTTACCATACGATATCTGGTGATTTAAATGTCTTTTTGTATGATCCAACGACCCAGAAAACTGTGGATCTTTATTTTGCTCAGGTTGCATATGCGCCACCTATTTACTTGTATGAGGCCACCTTGCTTCCACTCATGCAACCCAATGAAGTCATGGAAGTGGAaggacaacaaaagaaagcattGAATTCATGGAAGTGGCTCATGTGGGTAGCTGTTTTGAATGCGTTTCTGTTCAGGGTCAACGCTTATTTTAGTCGTGCTACTTAA